A section of the Trachemys scripta elegans isolate TJP31775 chromosome 10, CAS_Tse_1.0, whole genome shotgun sequence genome encodes:
- the C10H15orf61 gene encoding uncharacterized protein C15orf61 homolog, which produces MLRLRQLREAALRRLLAPAGGAAAKPKASEVLSRHLRQRGLPHWTSYCVKYSAVRNDQFGLSHFNWQVDGANYHVLRTGCFPFIKYHCSRAPRRDLALQNAAFTALKLLNAGIPTLLYGIGSWFLVSVTETVHTSCGPVTIYFLNKEDEGAMY; this is translated from the exons GGCGGCCCTGAGGCGGCTGCTCGCGCCCGCCGGGGGCGCCGCCGCCAAGCCCAAGGCCTCCGAGGTGCTGAGCCGCCACCTGCGGCAGCGGGGCCTGCCCCACTGGACCTCGTACTGCGTGAAGTACAGCGCCGTGCGCAACGACCAGTTCGGCCTCTCGCACTTCAACTGGCAGGTGGACGGCGCCAACTACCACGTCCTGCGCACGGGCTGCTTCCCCTTCATCAAGTACCACTGCTCGCGGGCCCCGCGCCGCGACCTGGCGCTGCAGAACGCCGCCTTCACCGCCCTCAAGCTCCTCAACGCGG GCATCCCAACTTTATTATATGGAATTGGCTCCTGGTTTCTTGTTAGTGTCACAGAGACTGTTCACACAAGTTGTGGCCCAGTTACTATTTATTTTCTGAATAAAGAAGATGAAGGTGCCATGTACTGA